In Plasmodium gaboni strain SY75 chromosome 8, whole genome shotgun sequence, the sequence tatattgagATTTATAATATTCCTTCTATACAAAAcgttattatataatttcattattgcaagcaaaaaaatacaaagttaattaaatatataaggatgaaaataatatatatatcacgcaagaaataaatatatattttaagaaCGTAGAActgatatatatatatatatatatatatatatatatatatgtgtaacAATCTATATCTTATAAATGTTATGTCTTTATTATAAGTTTTGAGCacttttatatttcctttatattttattatccttatctatttttatagatatatattaaaggATTCAgcatatattaatattttgttatttgcaaaaaatattattttattagTTGAGACTTGAATTAATATTcattaattattataagataaaaaattttggTTTACCTTTTcaagaaataaaattaaataatacaGTCTTAAGGTAACAACattgattattatatataagacaaatatatgaatatagaaaatttatcatatgtatgtatgtatgattttttttttttttataggAAAAAGAACCAATGgaatacatatatattttaagaaAATTTCTTTTCTGTTATTTTTCTGCGATTCTTTTAGGAACTAAATATGAAATTCCAATAGTatgttaaaataaaattttccTATCTAGAgatgtatatatatatgatcttatttatttatttatttattaatatttgtaatatttatttgataaaattaaataatttttttttttttttcaaaatatatattaaaataattaccttaattattattttataaattattttacaGAGCATATCTGTGTATGGTGAAAGTCAACATTCAGAAGTAAAATATGtgaatatttattcaaGAATATTATCTGAAACAGAAGAAAATCACATTCCATCATTAAGATGTCATGAATTAAAGTATAAATCAGAAGATGAAATAAATCAAGAAAGTTGTATGAATCGTGAGAAATTTAAAGAATTTGATattaaagaagaaaatgaagaagTTCAAATGGATGAATATGAAGAGGATGAGGAAGAAATATttgaagaagaagaagaagaagaatATATTGATGAGAAAAGTGAAAATTTTGACAATAATGAAGATTTAAGTGATCAGGAATATTTAAGTGATAGGGAAGATTTAAATGATAAGGAATATTTAAGTGATAAGGAATATTTAAGTGATAGGGAAGATGTAAGTGATAGGGAATATTTAAGTGATAAGGAATATTTAAGTGATAAGGAATATTTAAGTGATAGGGAAGATTTAAGAGATAGGGAAGATTTAAGAGATAGGGAAGATTTAAGtgataaagaaaatttaaGTGATCAAGAAAATTTAAGTGATCAAGAAGATTTAAGTGATCAAGAAGATTTAAGTGATCAAGAAgatttaaatgataaagaaGATTTAAGTGATAAAGAAGATTTTAATGATAAGGATGATTTGGATAATATGGATGTTATTAATGATAGGGAGcataataataaggaagaatatgataataatggAGAAGAGGAAAATTTTAAGAGAGAGAAATATGATAGAAcaattattaataatatatataaggGTAAATGGGATGTGGGTGTAGAAAATGATCAGAATAAATGGAtagatgaaaataatgaattaatAGATAAGTGCAATTTGATTAAAAATTGTACAAATGAGAAATGGATAGATTGTGAAAAAATTCATGaagaatatgaaaaaaaaaaaacttaCGATGATTCGATGTGggaaattattaaaaaggaCGAATATGATAAGTGGGATTTAGGACATcaaaatgaagaagataAATGGGAAATTATAGAGATAGATGAGGATACTAATTCAATTATAGAAGAAGAACATGAAgatgaattaaataatattgaaaCAGATGATGAAAACAAATGGGATTCCTCACAAAATGAAGGAGATAAATCTGATTATATAGAAGAGAAAAATGATGGAGAACAACAAAAAATcgaagaagaaaaagatgatgaaaacgttatttatgataaatgggattttataaagaataaagaaaatagATGGGGTATTTTGGAAAATCAAAAAGAAAGAATGAGTTTTTCAGAGAAAGATGAAAATAGACTTAATTTAAttgaattatattttgataatgattataattatgGAGATagaaaagataaaaatgatgattTGATATTAAGTGAACCAGAAAAATTACATGTTATGAAACAAGTGGAggaagataataaaaatgatgttatcgaaataaataaacatattaaaaaagacATCGGAATGTTTTATCTGTACGAAGAAGAATTGAAAAACgaaaatgataaagaaGAATTGATAAATAACAGTGATAAAAATAGTAATACAGAAGGTTATGTACAAATAAACAAAGAAAGTGATAAACAAATTAATGAAGGatattatgaaaaagaaagaaaatCAAAGAAATTCGAATTAGAAAGTGATTATATTACAGAATCATctgaaaatattattaaaaaaaaaaaagttaaaaaagaggatagtaataataataatattactataaagaaaaatgaagatatagattataatatttttataaaagattTAAAGGAAGACAAAGTTGACAAACTTTTTAATGCTTTTGGAAGTTATccattaaaaaatgatatcCTTGGTTTATGGTGGGAAGCACTTGGAATAATTAAATTAGGTTTTGAATTAATAACAAGAGATTTTAAGAGTTATATGAAAACTTATTTagataaatatgaatataatcATAGAAGAACATATGAATATCCTTTTATATGGAGTTATATTCAATCAACCTGGGGAAGATGCATACTTAATCTTGGAATGGAAATAGCTTCAGAACAAAAAGAATTTTCTAGAAGTTTTTATCATTTACTTAATAAAACAGCCAATGTTGAGGATATTacaaattttatttattcgGGGATATTGTATTTT encodes:
- a CDS encoding putative exported protein (Plasmodium exported protein, unknown function) — protein: MEYIYILRKFLFCYFSAILLGTKYEIPISISVYGESQHSEVKYVNIYSRILSETEENHIPSLRCHELKYKSEDEINQESCMNREKFKEFDIKEENEEVQMDEYEEDEEEIFEEEEEEEYIDEKSENFDNNEDLSDQEYLSDREDLNDKEYLSDKEYLSDREDVSDREYLSDKEYLSDKEYLSDREDLRDREDLRDREDLSDKENLSDQENLSDQEDLSDQEDLSDQEDLNDKEDLSDKEDFNDKDDLDNMDVINDREHNNKEEYDNNGEEENFKREKYDRTIINNIYKGKWDVGVENDQNKWIDENNELIDKCNLIKNCTNEKWIDCEKIHEEYEKKKTYDDSMWEIIKKDEYDKWDLGHQNEEDKWEIIEIDEDTNSIIEEEHEDELNNIETDDENKWDSSQNEGDKSDYIEEKNDGEQQKIEEEKDDENVIYDKWDFIKNKENRWGILENQKERMSFSEKDENRLNLIELYFDNDYNYGDRKDKNDDLILSEPEKLHVMKQVEEDNKNDVIEINKHIKKDIGMFYLYEEELKNENDKEELINNSDKNSNTEGYVQINKESDKQINEGYYEKERKSKKFELESDYITESSENIIKKKKVKKEDSNNNNITIKKNEDIDYNIFIKDLKEDKVDKLFNAFGSYPLKNDILGLWWEALGIIKLGFELITRDFKSYMKTYLDKYEYNHRRTYEYPFIWSYIQSTWGRCILNLGMEIASEQKEFSRSFYHLLNKTANVEDITNFIYSGILYFEKLRKRLLYKYKRTFRSKIRKLPDNFLNIKFYQGKLI